The DNA region ATTGCCTGGGGTCTGTCTGATGGCGGTAATGTCATTGGTGTTACTGCCAGCTTCATCTGGTTCGGTATCCTCGACttgctcctcatcatcggcTTCGCTGCTTTCACCATTGTCCTCTCCAGACGGTGGGATTATGGCAGACTCAACATTGCCTTCACCCAGTATGGCCGTGTCCCTGTTCACGCTGGCAGCTTCCCCGAGAAGAACTCTCCCCATGCCAACGCTGCCGTTGCCCCCAGCACCCGCGCTGCTGTTTAAGCGATTGATGAATAGCAATGCATCATCAATGATGCTTGTTGGAGTGGTCGCCGTCTCAACTTGAAGCGGAGGAAGGAATAGGTGACGGAAGCCACTCATTTACCCGAAGTTTATGTCTGTTGTTATCAATTCATGGGACAGGTCTGCATTTCAGAGATACCCAAAGTCACTCGCTATTTGCGTTGGTCATGTAGGATAGAGTTGGATTGGCTTGaattggaggaggcggtaATAATGTCTAATATACGGCAGACGTAATGGTATAATCAATGAACTATTTGATGAAATATTTTGAGTCAAATGTCTTGAAACCAAGATCTCGTGTGGTGATCTCTACCTTATGTGAGCAATGTCCAAAACtcacgacgatgatgacggttTCAAGGGCGAATGCCTTCTAAACCACCCCGTGTAAGTCCCAAAAAGGAAGGAGCTatgaccaccacccacccatgCACCCCACTTTTGCGCAACCGCCAAGCCCGGAACACCCACAAGCTCCAAGCTCGCCTTGGTTGCGCAGCCGTTCAATTGGGATTCTTTTTTGAGAAGTCCATCATCAGACGATCTTCCACACCTACCAACACCCACGGTCACCACCATTCGGTCACCACCATTCGGTCACCACCATTCGGTCACACCAAACATGAATTCAATACCAAGAATAACCCGGCGCCTAGCCGCCACTTCCCAGAAACgcttcttcacccccaacaccccccgaCGAGCGAAcccccagcaacacccacactaccaccaacccaccccctccggctccaagtcctccaacCCAGAAATGGACAGGATACACCAGCTCTACCGCCAGCGGAACCGTTCAACCGCCTTTTACACCATCTCTGTGATCCTCGGCACAGTGGCCTTGAGTTATGGTTCAGTACCAATGTATAAAATGGTtcgtcccccctcccctttccccttccccctttaCTAACCTCACCCCGTCAGATCTGCCAAACAACTGGCTGGGGTGGACAACCCGTCCGCGCCCAcggcggctcctcctcctcctccttccccgacGAAGACATAACCGCCAaactcatccccatcaccacatccccccGCATCCgcgtctccttctccgcctcggTCTCCGACCTCCTAGACTGGAAATTCGTTCCACAACAGCGAGAAGTTCGGGTTTTACCGGGAGAGACAGCGCTGGCGTTTTATACCGCGACGAACAACTCTGACAAGGACATCATCGGGGTTGCGACCTACTCTGTCACACCAGCACAGGTGGCGCCCTACTTTAGCAAGATTCAGTGCTTCTGTTTTGAGGAGCAGAGGCTCCAGGCCGGGGAGACGGTGGACATGCCGGTTTTCTTTTACTTGGATCCGGATCTGCTAAATGATCTCAACATGAGAGGGGTGGAGAGCGTGGTGTTGAATTATACTTTTTTCAAGGCTAGGTATGATGATCAGAAGTGAAAAAACTCGCCTTCTCAAAGAGGGAAGAGTCGCCAttggggtgatggaggagtgGCGTTTGAGAAAGGAGTAACGTCACGGGAAAGAAGTGAAAGAAATAGGGTGTAAGATAGGGTGTGAGGTATTATTGTTATCAGGTTCAAAGGCATCAGCATAGGTGGGGGGGGTTACATAAAAACATTTCCCCGACCAGAAGGCAGGAAAATTCCTGGTCGGTTGGCATACAGGAGTGTGGGCGGCACAAACTATGAGATCTCATCTTTTTTGTATATATACATACACGTTACACGTACACTTATATTCTACAAGAGGTGATACCCGAAATCTTACAACATTATCTGTACAACTTTTCCTCTGACAAACCTAACGTggccccccaccaccaccccacctcccctcacTCTTagcccccttcttcacccccttcatgctcctcctcggcctgctGAGCTTCGCCTCCTTgctcttgatctccttgttCACCAACCAGGCGTTCAGCGGGGGGCGATAGCCGATGAATTTCCCTTCGGGGGAGTAGACGTCGATGACAGGCCAGTTTGGTTCCGGCTCTGCAGTGCtgtcttgttcttcttcttgttgttgttgtctctgGTCAAATTCATCTTCCCAGTCATTTTgactttcttcttttggtggagagggcttcTCATCCCACGCGGCCCAGAGATCTTCCCTCAACTGCTCGTCAGACATCCTCTCGTGTCTAGGGGTGTAAGCCGGTTTAGGCTTGCGTTTCTCCTTTTTCGGTTCCTTTTCCCGAGAGAGGG from Podospora pseudocomata strain CBS 415.72m chromosome 3, whole genome shotgun sequence includes:
- the COX11 gene encoding Cytochrome c oxidase assembly protein cox11, mitochondrial (COG:O; EggNog:ENOG503NW27); this translates as MPSKPPRVSPKKEGAMTTTHPCTPLLRNRQARNTHKLQARLGCAAVQLGFFFEKSIIRRSSTPTNTHGHHHSVTPNMNSIPRITRRLAATSQKRFFTPNTPRRANPQQHPHYHQPTPSGSKSSNPEMDRIHQLYRQRNRSTAFYTISVILGTVALSYGSVPMYKMICQTTGWGGQPVRAHGGSSSSSFPDEDITAKLIPITTSPRIRVSFSASVSDLLDWKFVPQQREVRVLPGETALAFYTATNNSDKDIIGVATYSVTPAQVAPYFSKIQCFCFEEQRLQAGETVDMPVFFYLDPDLLNDLNMRGVESVVLNYTFFKARYDDQK